In Tachysurus fulvidraco isolate hzauxx_2018 chromosome 5, HZAU_PFXX_2.0, whole genome shotgun sequence, the genomic stretch TATAATCACAGAgtataaatttgttttaatgataACCTGTGATTTGGTCTTCTACCAGGTCTGAGCAACATCATAGGCATCATCGTGTACATCTCGAGCAACGCCGGCGACCCTAGCGACAAGAAAGGCGAAGACAAGAAGTTCCAGTACAGCTACGGTTGGTCCTTCTACTCTGGCGCATTGTCGTTCATTGTGGCCGAAGCCATCGGCGTGCTCACTGTCAACATCTACATCGAGAGAAACAAGGAAGTGCATGTCAAACGCCGTAACTTCCTGAAAACCGGTGCATCGTCCTCCTCACCATACATGCGAATCCCAAGCTACCGGCAGCGCAGGCGTCGCTCTCGGTCCAGCTCGCATTCCACCGAGCCTTCTCGAGACAACTCGCCTGTCGGGAGGAAGATGGCGGCGTCCGCTCTGCCTCTCGGTGAGATCTCCATGTACACTCTAGGTCGAGAACACCAGCTGAGATCAGGATGTGCGCTCGGACCTTACCCAGACCCACCCAACTTTCTGCAAGTTCACAACTGCTTCGCCAAAGGCACGAAAGACGGCGTTAACCGCAGGACCACGCCCGTTTAAGCAACAAACCTCTGCTTCAAGATCGATGACAGTCAAGGAGGCAATTGGAAGTATTACTATTTCTATGGCTGAGTTTCAGCAAAGAAATGAACAAAGGGATGTTGATTTAAGGGAGCGAGGGTTCGTTAGCACACATTTAAAGCTATCTAATAGACGTTGTAGCATTTTCTGAGCTATGTTTTGGCTCAGagtttcatactgtatattcatatgCACAGTCTGCAGTCCAAGTAGCAATATGCACCgaatattgaaatattgaaatatcGAACTATAATCTCAGAATTGTTTGAGTAATttcatgttttctttgtgtCGGTGTGTTTGACACTCAAGGCCACTTCACACTGGACACATCGTATCAAGCGTCACGTGTAGCTTAACGTCACAGATCATAGCTAAACCACATTCGATCGATTCGATCACCATggtaaaacaaattaaacacgaaCGTACTTGTTGTTTGCCGTCACTTAGAAAATCACTTAGAAATGAAGagttctttactttttttagctttttgGGTGCTTTACATCCAATATATTGTATTTGCACCCTTTAACGAGACAGTTtgcaaaaaaatcaataaaataaaaaaagtagcTATGCACCTACTGTAGTGGCGTCTGGAGCAGATTCCGTTCAGTTATATAATGTATAGCAATGTGAGGAAGAAGCTGACGGACAAATATACAGGAAGGTAAAGAGGTAATAAGCTTCGGGTTAGAGTATTTGAAAATAGGAGAGTTCGGTCAGCTTGGCCGAAGGGGTGTGGCTAACTGGGGGCGTGGCTGACGGGAGGTGTGGTTGAGAGGCAAACTAGGCTTGttcaattaattattaaacatgaaACAATTAGCCTAATATCTCtctcaaaacaaaacacacaagaaaTGTACATTCATCTACTCGTAACTGATAAAGCCGAAACTGCCAAAACGTAAAAGAAATGCACCGCATGCACGTTCTCCTGCCTGTCCTTTACTCGTGCGGCGTACAGACGTGTCCAGAGCGGATTaaatttgatgcgacttttacatAATGCATCTTTTGTGAAAAAAGCAAAGCCTGAAAGGAGCTCAGTCAGTACATGAACTCGTCTGGTTTTCTAGGTAGTGAAGAAGCCATTTTATACAATTACTCTTCAAACCACTGCCATTCTGTTTACGTCTGATGTTTACTTCATTTCAACAACTCTGCTGATGATGAACCAGTTCTGTCTTATACATTCCTTTATATCTGAAGACTAACGAAAAAAACACCTTAGTCCTAAAGTCAATTCTGTTGACGTTTAAGGAGTTTTTGCTCAGGGAAGTTTCATGATAATTGGCCGCAACCTATAAATATAACGTGAAGAATCTTTTTCCTTGGATCGATCTCACAGCACTATTGATGAATCTATGCGTTGTTGTCTCTGAACTGCCATTTTGTGTCGGGACACGAGTGTTAAGACTCGTTGGTCTAACACGTGGCTAATGTCGTGTCGTCAGTGGCTTATATACAGTACCTTGATACTCCATGCTAGAAAGGAGCATTTGACTACTGAAGCAAGCCTGATTGCCTTATAACACAGAGTCCATTCAGCAGCACTACAGAACGCATTGGAGCATCCAAGGGGTGGTGATTTTATCGTACTACAATGCTGAAAACACCGCAAGTCTACCGCAGCATTCCCAAACGCTCAACGATGTTTGCCCAGATCTCTAAGAACAATGATATGtgggtaattaaaaaaaaagtaataacagTCTGGCAGCAGTCGAAACTTACAAATGATAACTTTCCAGACTGAGGACGCCGCCTCGATGTTATAACTGCCAAG encodes the following:
- the cacng4a gene encoding voltage-dependent calcium channel gamma-4 subunit; translation: MARCDRGVQTLLTALGAFVAFSLMTVAIGTDYWLYSRAYVCNATNSSADEAENLLQPKKPKGDLTHSGLWRICCIEGINKGSCYRINHFPEDNDYDTDSSEYILRIVRASSLFPILSTILLLLGGVCVAVGRVYNGRNNILLSAGILFVAAGLSNIIGIIVYISSNAGDPSDKKGEDKKFQYSYGWSFYSGALSFIVAEAIGVLTVNIYIERNKEVHVKRRNFLKTGASSSSPYMRIPSYRQRRRRSRSSSHSTEPSRDNSPVGRKMAASALPLGEISMYTLGREHQLRSGCALGPYPDPPNFLQVHNCFAKGTKDGVNRRTTPV